The stretch of DNA TGCCCGCTCACACCGCCGATCGCCGCCCCGTCCCGTCCTCCTCGGTGATGGACCTGCTGGCCCTGCGCTCCGTCACAGAGCTGCACGTCGTACAACGTCACCTCCTGGATCCCGAGGTCCTGCGGACGGTAGCAGTGGTCGACCGGATCGGCGACCTGACGCGTTTCAACGTCGCCGAGGTGCCCGAGCTCGCCCACGTCTCCAGCCCCGAGGAGCTTCTCACGCCCGATGAGCACGGCTGGGCGCTGGGGCACGCGCTGTCCCTGGCGGTCGAGCACGGGCAGCGCCTGTGGCTGAGCGAGGTGAACCCGCAGCAGCTGGTCCGGTTGCACGCGGTTCTGGGCGAGGACCTCGTCCACGTCGTCTCCTTGGACGAGGACTCCCTGGACGAGCCCAAGAGCGCCGGAGCTCCTGAGCCCGGCAGCGCCGGCCAAGGCAGCGAAGGCAGCGGCACCGTCGTCGTCGCCGTGAGCCCGCGCCGGCTGCTGGATGAGTGGGCCACCGGGACGCCTGCGCAGATCAACTACCTGCGCACCGTCCTGGAGGGCACGGACCCGTTGAGGGTCTCACGGCACACCCTGGCCGCACTGCGCGAGGCGGAGGTGGATCTGGTGCCCCGCGCCGGCATCGTCCGGATGCTGCACAACCCGCGTTTCCTCGCCTACGCCACGGTGTTCGTCTACTCCTCGCTGAGGGCGCTGCCGGCCACCTTCGCCCCCGGTTTCCAGGGCAACCCCTGGGTGCTGTGGACCATCGACATCGTCACCGCCGTGCCCTACACGTGGGGCATCATCGCGATGGTGGCGGGCCGACGGCGTCGTATCCGCTTCGCCGGTTTCCTCGTCACCCTCATCACCTTCGTGGCGCCCTATGTGTACTTCTTCCTGGCGGGCGACGACGGCCATGGCCACGGCTACCCCCAATGGGTCGTCCTGGTGGTCATCGGCCTGGTGCTGAGCACCTTCCTGCTCGAGGGCGGGCGCTGGCTGCGGGACGTGGCCGTCGCCCGTGGCCTGCGCGCCCCTCGGAAGGGCTGACGACGGCCCTGCGGGTACGACGAAGCTGCCAGCCGCCGTGATGGCTGGGTGGCCGCTGTGCAGTCAGGAGTCTGCCGAGGGTGTCACGAGGAGGCGGAGCCAGCGGGCGCTGTATCCGGTTCTGCGTTCGGCTCGGCGCCGCGGATCGAACGCAGAACCCCGGCGAGCAGGAACCACCCGCCGGAGACGACGATGACCGCGACCAGGCTGAGGGGACGGTGTGGGTAGGTCGCCACGAGCCAGCAGGTGGCCAGGAACCATACCGCCACCGCGGCGATGTTGAGGGTGCGGAAGCGCTTGACGCGGGCCGGGTGCGCGTAGTGCGTGGGCACGAGGGTGAGCACCACGAAGACGAGGGTGATAATGATGTTGGCGGCTGCCGGGGTCTGGAGCACGTAGAACATGAGGGCCACGATGTTCCAGGCCGCCGGGAAGCCCACGAAGTAGTAATCGGTGGACTTCCACTGCTTGTTGGCGTAGCAGAACATCGACGAGCTCAGGATGAGGGCCATGAGCAGGCCAGCCACCAGCCTGGGCCCCATCGGCAGGGCCACGTACATGAAGACCGCCGGGATGAAGGTCCAGGTGAGGTAGTCGACGACGATGTCGACGATGCCGCCGTCGAACCAGGGGATGATCTCGGAGACCTTGGCACGCCGGGCCAGGGTGCCGTCCACACCATCGACGACGAGGGCGACGAGGAGCCAGAACCACATCCAGGCGAACTCCCGGCGAGGGTGGATGGTGGCCAGCATGGCCAGACTGGCCCATACCAGTCCCGACATGGTCAAGATGTGCACTGCCCAGGCGGCGACACGGGCATGTGCCGGGTGCTGCGCCGTCGACACAAACGTCCCCTCTCGGTGGATGAACTGATGGCGGGAAGTCTATGCGGTTCACAGCCTGAGCACATATCCGCGCGGGTCGCTCTCACCATGAACGCGCACGGGCCTCCGAGCGCCCCGAGCTGAGCACGCCGTTGCCCCTGAAACGGTGTGTCCCCACACCTGCTGGTACGGGGACACACCGGGCTGCTGGGCGCCCGCGGGCGCTCACAGGAGATGACTCACATGCTCACGTGGCGGAAGTCGAAGGGGTAGATCCCCATGGGGTTCCAGTGGGCGACGAGCCGTGCCCCGGTGGACGCACCGTGGGCCCACAGCTCGCTGGCGATGACGACGCCGCCGCCCTCCAGCTCGCTCAGGCTCAGGCGGTGGTGGTCGTCGACGTAGTCGTCGGCCTGCTCCACCGGGTAGAGGGTCAGGTCGGAGGCGGGTGCGGAGAGCCCGGCCAGCTGCTCGTCGAGTCCGGCCAGGTCGTTGCCGGCGATCCCGTAGCGGCTCGCCAGCTCGTTGACGTCACGGCGCGCGATGGCGGCGACGAACTCCTGGACCTCGGTGTAGATCCGACGGCGCAGCTCCTCGTCCCCCCAGGGGATCGGGGCCGGCTCCTCGGGTGCGTCCGCGGTGCCGGCGACGGGCTCGGCGGAGCCGGCCGCGGTCTCATCGGTCTCACCGGGCCGTCCGACGACGGGCTCGGCGGGGGCGGCCTCCACCGCACGGCCCTCGGGCTGGTCCTCGGGAGTCGAGGCGGTCGACGCGGAGGCGGGCTCGGAGCCGGAGGCGCCCCGAGCCTCAGGGGCCGCCGCGTCAGCCGCGGGCGGCACCGCGCCCTCGACGGAGGCGGCGTACCAGGGAACCTCCGTCTGCACCGGCTCGCCGGACTCCTCGGGGGCATCCATCGTGGTCTGCTCACCGACGTGGCCGACGGCGTCGGCAGGGGTCCGAGCGGAGACCGCCACGTTCTCCCAGGCCTCACCGGAGGAGGCCGTCGGCTGCTGCGCAGGGGCGACGGGGACACCCTCCCGGCCCGACTCGGGCTGGTCGGGGTAAGCCACGGTCTCACCGGTGGGAGCGGCCACGGGCTCACCGCCGGCGTGCTCGACGGTGGGAATCGCCACCGGCTCGTAGCCCGACTCGGCCGGCCCGGAGGGGGCGACCCGTGCGGGCTCAGCCGCGTCCGATGCCACCGCAGGGGTCTCCGTGGCAACCGCCTCCGTGCCCGACTCGGGCGGGGTCTGGGCGGTGGCGGCCGCGTGCCGGGCCCTGCGCAAGGCAGCGGCCGATCCTGTCTGCGGCGATGGGGAGGCGGGCGTCTCGACGGCGCTCTCAGTGGCGGCCTCAGCTCCGGCCTCAGTGGGGACCTGAGCCTCCGGCGCCTCGGCACCGGCCTCGTTCGCGACCGGGGCCGCGACAGGAGCAGCAGGCGTCTCGACCATCGACGGCGTCGTCGCGGCGGGCGCCGTCACCTCGCCGTCCACGAGGCCCTGGTCGACGGGGAAGGGCTGGACGAGGAGGGTCTCACCCGTCGGCGCGGCGACCGGCTCGGTCTCGACCTGCTCGGCGCTGTGCTCCGGGACCTGCTCAGCCGGCTGCCCGGAGGCCGGTACGGCCTCGGCCGGCGTGTGGACGGCGGTTGCACCGTGCCGGACCTGCCCGGCAGCGGTCGCATCCTCCGTTTCGGGAACGGAGACCGGGGTGGCGATCGCGGCCTCGTCGGGGGCCTCCTCACCGGGGGCGGACTCGCCCGCCCCCGCGACGGACTCCGCAGTAGCCTCGGCGAGGAACTCGGCGGAGGTCTCAGAAGCGGCCTCGGACACAGCGTCCTTGGACGTACCGTCGGCGGCCGAGGGGACGGCCTCAGAGACCCCCTCCGCATCGGCCGACGCGGCGGAGACCGACGACGACACGGACGCGTCAGAGGAGGCCGGAGCCGCCGGCTGCTCGCCGGGCTCCGCAGGCTCCGATTCAGTGGGCTCCGCAGGCCCGGTGGCCTCGGCGACCTCAGCGGGTTCGGTGGGTTCTCCGCCTTCAGGCGCCTGAGGCGCCTCAGCGGCCTCCTCGGACTCCTCCGCGGCCGACCCGGCGGCGACATGGGGCACCGGGTTCGGATCGATGTACTGGCGCCGCTCCACGCCCACCCGGGTGAGCTGGCCGGCGAGGATCTCGGGACGGCCGAGGTAGTCCCAGACCTCGCCGGGCCCCGAGCGCAGACTCAGGGAGGGGGCGTCGAGGATGGCGACCCCGCCATCGGGCAGGAAGCACAGGAACAGGCCGGTCATCTCGCCGGTGGTGGCGTCCCACAGGCGCGCGGTGCCGTCCTCGGATCCGGTGAGGATCCGGGTGCCGTCGGGGCTCCACTGGGCGTCGGTGACGCCGAAGCGGTGGCCGGCCAGGGACAGGACGACCTTGCCGGAGACCTCGTCCCACACGCGCACGACACCGTCGTCGAAGCCGGCCAGGACCCGGGCGCCATCGGGGCTCCACGCGTAGGAGCGGACCATGGCGCCCTCATCGCGCAGCGTCACGAGCTCGCCGGAGGTGATGACGTCCCAGACGTGGGCGGCGCCGTCGGCGCTGCCGGTGACGACCCGGGGGCCGCCTTGGGTCCACACGACGTCGCGCACCCAGTTGCCGGTATAGGTGTGGATGACCTCGCCGGTGGTGGCATCCCAGATGCGGGCGGTCCCGTCCTGGGAGCCGGTCAGCACGCGCTGGCCGTTGGGACTCCAGGCCACCGAGGTGATCATGTCGCGGTGGCCCTCGAGCGTGAGGAGGCGCTCGCCGCGGGCGGCGTCCCAGATCGCGGCGCGGTCGTCGCCCAGGCCGGAGAGGATGCGCTCGCTGTCCGGGCTCCAGGCGACGTCGTTGACGTCGTCCTCGCCGGCGGTCAGGGCCTGGACGACGTCGCCGGTGGCGGCGTCGAGGATGAGGACGCGCGGTGAGAGATAGGAGGAGGTGGCCAGGCGGGTGCCGTCGGGGCTCCAGACGACCTCACTCAGCTCACGGGCACCGCTGTCCACCGTCAGCCGCGGCTCGCCGGTGGCGGCGTCCCAGACGCGGTTGCCGCCGATCTTGGCACCAATGGTGATCCTCGAACCGTCGGGGCTCCAGGAGACGGTCTCGACGGAGTTGCCGGCCCCCAGGACCAGCTGGGTCTGGCCGGTGGCGGCGTCCCAGACCCGCACGGTGTCGTCGTGCGAGCCGGTGGCCACGCGGCGAGAGTCCGGGCTCCAGGCCAGGGAGCAGGCCCACTGGCTGTGACCGCGCAGGCTGAACAACTCCTCGCCGGTGGCGGCGTCCCAGATGTGGGCGGTGGTGCCGGAGATGTCGTCAGTGACGATGCGGCCGCCATCAGGGCTCCAGGAGACCACGCTCACCCAGCGGCGTTCGCGGCCGTGGAGGCTGAGGATCTCCTCGCCGGTGGCGGCGTCCCAGACCCGGGGCTCGGCCGAGTCGAAGGCGGTGATGATGCGGCGCGAGTCCGGGCTCCACGACAGTCCGGTCATCGGCTCGATGGGGCCGACGTGAGTCGGTGTGCCGTCGGGGCCCATCGCTCCACCGCGGCCCACGAAGGCCATGGGGCCCACGCGCAGCAGCTCGGTGCCGGTGGTGACGTCCCAGACCCGGGCGGTGCCGTCGTCGGAGGCGGTGGCCACGCGGGTCCCGTCGGGGCTCCAGGCCACCGCGGTGAGGTGGTCGGTGTGTCCGGACAGGGTGCGCACCACCTGGCCGCCGGAGGCGTCCCAGATGCGGGCCGAGGCGTCGTCGAAGCTGGTGAGGATGCGGGTGGAGTCGGGGCTCCAGGCCACCGCCCCGCCGACACCGGAACCACCGACGCCCAGGGTCAGCAGGTCGGCGCCGGTGGTCGCGTCCCAGACGCGCACGCTGTGATCCTCCGCCGCGGTGAGGAGGCGCGTGCCGTCAGGGCTCCAGGCCACCGCACTGATGGACAGACTGGGGCCCGCGAGCGCGAACAGCTCGATGCCGCTGTTCGCGTCCCAGACACGGGCCGTGCCGTCATGCGATCCGGACAGGAGCCGCGTCCCATCCGGGCTCCAGGCCACTCCCCACAGTGCGTCGAAGTGGCCGGCATACAGTGACACCTCGCGAGGGTCGATCGTCCCCGAGGTCTCTGAAGGCACAGTCATGGTTGAAGTCTAGAGATCTCTGCGAGATATCTGCGGCATCTTGAGCCGATGGCGAGCAGTTACCTGAGTGATATCTGGCAAATCCGGGGCTGAGAGGGCGCCACGCCGGGCGCGCGACACGCGGTAGCGGCCTCTTTGGCGCCGCACCGAGCCACCCGGGCGGGCGCGCGCAGAGCCGAAGCGACCGACGCGCGCCAACGCGTCGGCCGTTTCGATATCTCCCCGAGACACCCGGACATTTATCGACGGGTGCCGCCGAGGGCGTCGTGGCGGGCGTCGTCGGCGGGCTCGAGCCACTCGTGGGAAGGGGCCTCGCCGGGCACACCCAGGGCGATGCGGGAGAGCCGGGAGTCGACCAGGCACGGCCGGCACCGTCGTCGGGCGGCCGTCTCCAACCTGGGTAGGAAGCGCGCCGAGCCCCGCCCTCCTTTGGATGGATATGGGTCGTCGGAGAATCATTCGGCGGCCCGATGTCCCACGGGCCGCGATCACGCAGGCTGGAGTCATGACCGCGATCACGACCTCCCGCCCCATGAGCCACGAGCTCGACCCCGCCGGCGAGCCCCTCGGACGTCGTTGGCTCAAGAACATCCTGACCGCCGCCCTTGCCGGCATTCTCTGCCTCGTGCTCATCGGCGTCACACGCACCGCGTCCGCGCTCATCACCGGCGGGAGCGCGAAGGCCGGGCGGTAGGCGCCGCCTTCCTATCCGTTTCACCAAGGCCCCGCTCCCCTACCCGGCTTACAGGGCACGCCTTGATCTGGGTGGCGCCGGCGCACCAAGGCCTCCGCCCCGACCTCCGCAACAGGCACCGGACGGGGACATTCCACGCGTCGGGGAGCGTTCTGCCCCGGCGGGGACAACCCGCACGTGCAGGTGCGGGTTTTCTGTCACCGCACCCGTAAAAGGCCCCCGTCGACGGAGGGAGGTCGACGGCGAGTGTGAGGCCGCGGACAGGCTCAGTCGCCGGTGCCGTGGAAGACGGCCTCGAGGTTGTTGCCGTCGGGGTCGAGAACGAAGGCCCCGTAGTAGCCGGGGTGGTAGTGCGCACGCTCGCCGGGCCCGCCGTTGTCCTTGCCCCCAGCCGCCAGGGCCGCCTTGTGGAAGGCATCCACCTGCGCCGTCGACGACGCCGTCACGGCAACATGGCAGGGCGTCGGGCTCTTGGTCGGAGACAGCCATAGATCCGGGGGCACCCGGGCGTCCTGCGGAGCTCCGGGCACGGAGGCCCCCAACCCGGTGACGGGCCCGAACTCCATGACGACGCGGTAGCCCAGCGGCGCGAGCGCCGCCTCGTAGAAGGCCTTCGAAGCCTCCGGATCGCTGACATTCACAGAGATGTGATCGATCATGCACCCAGGCTAGCGGTGCGCACCGGGACGCGTAAGGCCCGGCTGCCTCTTTCCGCACCTCTCGGACATCGAGCCGGGCGTTTCTCGCGTAGCCCTACGGTATTTCTGTAGGGCTACGCGAGAAACGCCCGGCTCGGTACGGAGTGGAGGGACGAGCTCAGAACAGGCCCGGCAGGACGCCCTCGACGTCGGCCCCGAGCTCGGCCAGGTCCAGGACGAGGGGCCGGCCGGCACCGCCGTCGGCGAGCAGGTCGCTGCCGGCCACGACGAGCAGGTCGCCACCGGTGGTGCCCAGGCGGGCGACGGCGACGTCCTCGGCCTCGGCGGCCGCGGTCACGGCGGGCACGAGCTCCTCGCGCACGGCGACGATCGCGCGGGCCCCGGACTCGGAGAACAGGGCGGTGAAGTCGTCCACGCCCTCCTCCTGGATGGCGGTCAGGTCCACGCTGGCGCCGACGCCGCATCGCAGGCAGGAGTCCACGAGGGTCTGGATGAGGCCGCCGGCGGAGCAGTCGTGGGCAGCGCGCACCAGCGGCTCGCCACCGGGCCCCTCCGCCTCGCTGAGAGCCAGCAGCACACGCCCGAGGGCCATCTCCGCCTCGAGGTCGACGCGAGGGGGCCGCCCGCCGAGGTGGTCGTGGACCACGCGGGACCAGGCCGAGCCGTCGAGCTCGTCGGCGGTGGCACCCAGGGCCATGATGGCCAGGCCCTCCTCGTGCCAGCCCGAGGGGTTGGCCCGGCGCACGTCGTCCATGACGCCCAGGACGCCGACGACGGGCGTGGGGTTGATCGAGGAGTCGATCTGCCCCTTGACCTTGCCGTGGGAGTTGTAGAGGGAGACGTTGCCGCCGGTGACCGGCACGCCCATGACGGCGCAGGCGTCGGCCAGGCCGGTGATGGCCTCGACGAGCTGCCACATGGCGTCGGGGTCCTCCGGCGATCCGAAGTTGAGGCAGTCGGTGACGGCCAGGGGCCGGGCGCCCACGGTGCACACGTTGCGGTAGGACTCGGCCAGGGCCTGGGCGGCGCCGGTGGCGGGGTCGAGCTTGGTGAAGCGGCCGTTGGCGTCGGTGGCGATGGCCACGCCTCGTCCGGTGGCCTCGTCGACGCGGATGACGCCGGCGTCGTCGGGCTGGCACAGGGCGGTGTCGCCGCGCACGAACCGGTCGTACTGGTTGGTGACCCAGGCGGTGGAGGCCTGGTTGGGGTTCGTCACGACGGCGCGCACCTGCTCGGCGAGCTCGACGGCACTGCCGGGGCGGGCCAGGCGCTCAGTGGTGTCCGCGTTGAGCTCGTCCTGCCAGGCGGGGCGGGCGTAGGGGCGATCGTAGGTGGGGCCCTCGTGCGCCACGGTGCGCGGGTCGACGTCGACGATCCGCTCCCCGAAGTGGTCGATGGTCAGGCGGCCCGATCCGTTGACCTCGCCGATGACGGCGGCCTCGACGTCCCACTTGTCGATGACGGCCATGAACTCCTCGAGCTTGTCGGGCGCGACGACGGCCATCATGCGCTCCTGGGACTCGCTCATGAGGATCTCGCCGGCGGTCAGGGTGGGGTCGCGCAGCAGCACCTTCTCCAGGTCGACGTGCATGCCGCCGTCGCCGTTGGAGGCCAGCTCGGAGGTCGCGCAGGAGATGCCGGCGGCGCCCAGGTCCTGGATCCCGAGCACGAGCCCGGCGCCGAACAGGTCCAGGCAGCACTCGATGAGGACCTTCTCCATGAAGGGGTCTCCCACCTGGACGCTGGGCCGCTTGGCGGGCATGCCATCCTCGAAGGACTCGGACGCCAGGATGGAGGCACCGCCGATCCCGTCGCCGCCGGTGCGCGCCCCGAAGAGCACCACCTTGTTGCCGGCGCCCGTGGCGTTGGCCAGGTGGATGTCCTCGTGGCGCAGCACGCCCACGCACAGGGCGTTGACCAGCGGGTTCTCCTGGTAGGAGGAGTCGAACTCGGTCTCGCCGCCGATGTTGGGCAGTCCCAGGGAGTTGCCGTAGGTGCCCACGCCGGCCACGACGCCGTGGACGACGCGCGCGGTGTCGGGATGGTCGACGGCGCCGAAGCGCAGCTGGTCCATGACGGCCACGGGCCTCGCCCCCATGGAGATGATGTCGCGCACGATGCCGCCCACACCGGTGGCGGCCCCCTGGTAGGGCTCGACGTAGCTGGGATGGTTGTGGGACTCGACCTTGTAGGTCACGGCCCAGCCGTCGCCGATGTCGACGACGCCGGCGTTCTCCCCCATGCCGACCAGGAGGTGCTCACGCATCTCGGGAGTGGTCTTGGCGCCGAACTGGCGCAGGTGGACCTTGGAGGACTTGTAGGAGCAGTGCTCGGACCACATGACCGAGTACATGGCCAGCTCGGCGTTGGTGGGGCGCCGCCCCAGGAGCTCACGGATGGACTCGTACTCGTCGGCCTTGAGGCCCAGATCCTTCCAGGGCATCTCCCGCTCGGGGGTTGCGGCGGCGTCGGCAACGGTGTCGGGGTGGGCGGATGGGATCGCGGGCTCGGGCGCCATGGGTGCTCCTGGTCGAAGAGGGAGTGCGGCCGGGCCAAGCCTACCCGCGCCCCGCGGCGCCCTCACATCACCAGCGCACCGACCCAGCGCTCCCTGCGCCCTCCATCACGCCGCCTGGATTCCGGCCGAGAAATATGCCGAAACGGCAACGAGGCGCCACGCCCGCCCTCAAAGTGCTGCGCCTCACACGATTTCGAGGGAAGATCGTGGCATGAGAGATATCGACGTCGCCCCACTGCCCCTGTCGCATCTGGAGAGCCACCTGGACGAGGTGGCCGTCAGGCGGTTGCGCACGAGCCTGGCGGGGGCCGAGGCCCTGCTGGAGGGACGCACCGTGTGGACGGTGACGCCGTCGGCCGCCGCCGGCTCGGGACCGGCGGAGACGGTCGCACCCCTCGTGGGCTACTCCTTGGGCGCCGGCCTCGACGTGCGCTGGCTGACCCTGGACGCGCCCGAGGAGTTCACCCAGATCGCGGACCGGCTGCACGCAGGCATCCACGGCGACCGCGGCGACGGCGGCAAGCTCGGGGACAAGCAGCGCGACATCTACGAGCACGTCCTGTCCTCCAACGCGGAGAACATCGTTGACGAGGTCCGCCCCGACGACGTCGTCATCCTCCACGACCCGCCCACAGCGGGCCTGGCCAAGGCACTCAAGGCCGTGGGCGCCACGGTCATCTGGCGCTGCCACGCCGGAGCCGAGGGCGCGGGCGAGGCCGCCGACTACGCCTGGGCCTTCCTGGACCGCTACCTGGAGGACGTGGACCTGGTGGTCGTCTCTCGCCCCGAGTACCGCCCGCCCTACATCGAGGCCGAGCACTGCGCGGTCCTGGCCCCCTCGATCGACGCCGACTCCCCCAAGAACCGGGTCCTGGACCTGGACGAGGCCTGGTCGGTGGCGCGCCTGTCCGGGATCTTCGCCGGCGAGCCGCCCTTCGAGGCCGTGCCCTTCATGCGTCACGACGGGCGCGCCGACGCCTTCCGCGGCCTGGCCGACGACCCGGTCCTGGCCGGCGGCCCGGTGCCGCTGGGCGCCCGGGTCGTCACCCAGGTCAACCGCTGGGACCGCCTCAAGGGCGGTCTGGAACTGGTGGAGGCCTTCGCGGAGAGCATCGCCCTGCTGCCCGAGGACGCCCACCTGCTGCTGGTCGGCCCCTCCCCGGACGGGCCCGAGTCGCAGGCGACCCTGACCCAGATCGTGGAGCGCTGCTCAGTGCTGCCCGACTCGGTCGCCTCCCGGATCCACGTGGCCGCGGTGAGCATGGAGGACCGGGAGGTCAACGCCACCGTCGTCAACGCTGTCCAGCGGGTCAGCTCGGTGGTCACCCAGCGCTCCCTGGTCGAGGCCTTCGGGCTGACCGTCGCCGAGGCGATGTGGAAGAAGGCCCCGGTGGTCGCCTCCGCGGTGGGCGGCATCCGCGACCAGATCGACGACGGCGTCGACGGCGTCCTGATCGACCCGGCCGACGGCGCCGCCTGGGCCGAGGCCGTGCGCGACCTGCTGCTCTTCCCCGAGCGGGCCCGGGAGATGGGGCTGGCCGCGCACGAGTCCGTGCGCCGGGAGTTCCTGTCCAACCGGCACCTGCAGGACCTCCTGCAGATCGTGGCCGACCTGGTGGGCTAGCGATCGACTGACTGACGGCACCTTCAGGCCCGAGCGAATCCGGCTCGGGACAGGCCTCAACCGCCAGATCGGGAGGATCAGTCCCTCATGCGGTTCGCCGCCCCGCAGGAAGCCACGTCATCAAGATACAAATGGTCATGAGTGCAAATGGTCATTTGTGTTAGGGTGGGGTCGTCGATCTGAGGAGGAGCGTGTGGGAGCGGCAGAGGCGATCGATGTCGATGTGGCGCTGCGGGCGCTGGCCGATGGGAACCGTCGGGCGATCCTGCGGGTGATCCGTTCAGAGCCGCAGCCTGTCGGTGTCGTCGCGCAGGCGGTCGGGCTGTCGCAGCAGACCACCTCGCACCATCTTCGAACCCTTCACAGGGCGGGTCTGGCGACCGTCACCGCCGATCACACGCGCCGCCTGTACGCGCTGAGCACGGATGGACTCGCGGCGGTGCGCTCCTACCTCGACGACTTCTGGCCCGAGAGGCTGGCGGCCCTCAAGTCCGCCGTCGAGCAGCGAGAGGAGAAGCAGCATGGCTGAGTTCCGTGACTCCATTGAGATCGAGGCGCCCCCGCAGGCGGTGTTCGAGTACCTGACCACCAACGAGGGCATGACGGCGTGGATGGGGCAGTACGCCGATCTCGACCCGACGCCGGGTGGCCGGTTCGCGGTCGATATCGCCGGTTATCCCGTGCGGGGCGAGTACCTCGTGGTCGAGCCGTTCAAGCGCGTGGTGGTCTCGTGGGGGTTCGCCGGCAGTGACGAGCTGCCCGCCGGCGCCTCCAGGGTCGAGTTCCTCCTGACCCCGATCACTGGTGGCACGCGTGTGGACCTGTGCCACGTCGATCTGCCCGAGCCCGAGGTCCGCGGGCACGCGCACGGCTGGGCCCATTTCCTGCCCCGCCTCGCGATCGCCGGCGCAGGCGGGGACGCCGGTGCGGACCACTGGCGGCCCCTGACCGACTGACCGCCGATGGGAGGCGCAGCCATGGCAGCAATGACGCCCGAGCAGCACCACCTCGTTCAGCGCGTCCGCGCGCTGGTCGATGATGAACCGGACGTGCGCGAGGTGTCCATGTTCGGAGGCCGCGCGATCATGGTCAACGACAAGATGGTCGTCAGCGCCGGGAAGACCGGCGACCTCCTGGTACGCGTCGCCGCCGGGCATCATGAGGCGCTTCTGGGCGAGCCGGGTGCCGCGCAGGCCCGGATGGGGGCCGGGCGAGGCATGGGGCCCGGCTGGATCACCGTCGCTCCTGAGGCCGTCGCCGATGACGGTCTCCTTGCCTTCTGGGTTGAGGTGGCCATGAGGCACAACCGCGCCATCACCGGCGGGGAATCGGGGAGCGAGGGATCATGAGCGCCTTCCAGGGACTACCGACAGCCCTGTTCGAGTTCTTCGCCGACCTGGCGCAGGACAACTCGAAGGACTTCTGGAGCGTCAACAGGCAGCGTTGGCAGCGGGACGTGAAAGCCCCCATGAGTGCACTGGTTGACGAGCTCTCCAGCGAGTTCGGCCCGTTGCGCATGTTCCGCCCCAACCGTGACCTACGTTTCACCCAAGACAAGACCCCCTACAAGCTCTGGACAGGCGCCACCAGCACTCCTCAGGCCACCGGTGGAATCGGCTACTACCTCAGTGTGTCGGCCACCGGTATCACCACCGGTTACGGAGCCATGCGGATGACCGCCGACCAGCTCGGCCGTTTCCGGGGCGCCATCGACGCCGACGTCACCGGAATCCGGTTCGAGGAGATCACCCAAGAGCTCGCCGCACAGGGGCTGCCCGTCACACCCGGTGCCGACCAGCCACTGAAGAACGCACCGCGCGGCTGGCCGACCGACCATCCCCGCATCAACTTCCTCAGATGGAAAGGGGCAGCAGTCATTCAGGAGTGGCCCACCGACACCTGGATGCATACTCCCCGGGTGTGCGAGAGGATCCGAGACATCTGGACCGCCGTCGGGCCTCTCAAGGCATGGCTCGACGAGCACGTCTCGCAGCACAATCACTGACCAGTGAGCGGTCGACAGTCGTGTGCTGGAGAGTCGGTTCAGGGGACTTCGTCACATCATGAGCGGAGTTATCCACAGGCCGTGTCCACAGGCTTGTGCAGGGGTGTGTGGGTTCTTGGGATGTCGCCACTCCCCCTGTGCACAAGACCCGTTCGAGATCTCCAACCCGGGTGAGCGATCCTGCTGGAGGCTTCCCACAAACACCACCACGCACCTTGAGGCATCATCGCCATAGACAGAGTTTTGCCT from Actinomyces sp. Marseille-P3109 encodes:
- the purL gene encoding phosphoribosylformylglycinamidine synthase subunit PurL — its product is MAPEPAIPSAHPDTVADAAATPEREMPWKDLGLKADEYESIRELLGRRPTNAELAMYSVMWSEHCSYKSSKVHLRQFGAKTTPEMREHLLVGMGENAGVVDIGDGWAVTYKVESHNHPSYVEPYQGAATGVGGIVRDIISMGARPVAVMDQLRFGAVDHPDTARVVHGVVAGVGTYGNSLGLPNIGGETEFDSSYQENPLVNALCVGVLRHEDIHLANATGAGNKVVLFGARTGGDGIGGASILASESFEDGMPAKRPSVQVGDPFMEKVLIECCLDLFGAGLVLGIQDLGAAGISCATSELASNGDGGMHVDLEKVLLRDPTLTAGEILMSESQERMMAVVAPDKLEEFMAVIDKWDVEAAVIGEVNGSGRLTIDHFGERIVDVDPRTVAHEGPTYDRPYARPAWQDELNADTTERLARPGSAVELAEQVRAVVTNPNQASTAWVTNQYDRFVRGDTALCQPDDAGVIRVDEATGRGVAIATDANGRFTKLDPATGAAQALAESYRNVCTVGARPLAVTDCLNFGSPEDPDAMWQLVEAITGLADACAVMGVPVTGGNVSLYNSHGKVKGQIDSSINPTPVVGVLGVMDDVRRANPSGWHEEGLAIMALGATADELDGSAWSRVVHDHLGGRPPRVDLEAEMALGRVLLALSEAEGPGGEPLVRAAHDCSAGGLIQTLVDSCLRCGVGASVDLTAIQEEGVDDFTALFSESGARAIVAVREELVPAVTAAAEAEDVAVARLGTTGGDLLVVAGSDLLADGGAGRPLVLDLAELGADVEGVLPGLF
- a CDS encoding glycosyltransferase translates to MRDIDVAPLPLSHLESHLDEVAVRRLRTSLAGAEALLEGRTVWTVTPSAAAGSGPAETVAPLVGYSLGAGLDVRWLTLDAPEEFTQIADRLHAGIHGDRGDGGKLGDKQRDIYEHVLSSNAENIVDEVRPDDVVILHDPPTAGLAKALKAVGATVIWRCHAGAEGAGEAADYAWAFLDRYLEDVDLVVVSRPEYRPPYIEAEHCAVLAPSIDADSPKNRVLDLDEAWSVARLSGIFAGEPPFEAVPFMRHDGRADAFRGLADDPVLAGGPVPLGARVVTQVNRWDRLKGGLELVEAFAESIALLPEDAHLLLVGPSPDGPESQATLTQIVERCSVLPDSVASRIHVAAVSMEDREVNATVVNAVQRVSSVVTQRSLVEAFGLTVAEAMWKKAPVVASAVGGIRDQIDDGVDGVLIDPADGAAWAEAVRDLLLFPERAREMGLAAHESVRREFLSNRHLQDLLQIVADLVG
- a CDS encoding ArsR/SmtB family transcription factor, with protein sequence MGAAEAIDVDVALRALADGNRRAILRVIRSEPQPVGVVAQAVGLSQQTTSHHLRTLHRAGLATVTADHTRRLYALSTDGLAAVRSYLDDFWPERLAALKSAVEQREEKQHG
- a CDS encoding SRPBCC family protein; this encodes MAEFRDSIEIEAPPQAVFEYLTTNEGMTAWMGQYADLDPTPGGRFAVDIAGYPVRGEYLVVEPFKRVVVSWGFAGSDELPAGASRVEFLLTPITGGTRVDLCHVDLPEPEVRGHAHGWAHFLPRLAIAGAGGDAGADHWRPLTD
- a CDS encoding TfoX/Sxy family protein; this translates as MAAMTPEQHHLVQRVRALVDDEPDVREVSMFGGRAIMVNDKMVVSAGKTGDLLVRVAAGHHEALLGEPGAAQARMGAGRGMGPGWITVAPEAVADDGLLAFWVEVAMRHNRAITGGESGSEGS
- a CDS encoding DUF2461 domain-containing protein, translating into MSAFQGLPTALFEFFADLAQDNSKDFWSVNRQRWQRDVKAPMSALVDELSSEFGPLRMFRPNRDLRFTQDKTPYKLWTGATSTPQATGGIGYYLSVSATGITTGYGAMRMTADQLGRFRGAIDADVTGIRFEEITQELAAQGLPVTPGADQPLKNAPRGWPTDHPRINFLRWKGAAVIQEWPTDTWMHTPRVCERIRDIWTAVGPLKAWLDEHVSQHNH